The Asterias amurensis chromosome 21, ASM3211899v1 genome has a segment encoding these proteins:
- the LOC139952796 gene encoding protein FAM13A-like isoform X6 yields the protein MQKILRSPGTMKKKLNNSKTFGVPLKELARGPKGVRVPLFIRKICDFIQMHGIGHEGIFRINGSTRVVDKMKAIIDKTGETDFEEAGDVMAIASLLKMFLRELPDPIMTEALHHQFINVQQTFQSNHEECVRQQKNLIQQLPEEHYIVLQYLIRFLVMVAQYESTNKMNSMALAIVFGPNLFRCSAGLDGLREQGITNIIVRTLIEEYDTIFKSDVKDESSSPPSSTSVGSKCIQVQATTSKRSPPVKPAPYHDYVRQKEERRRRLDSEDTKDINSNSYADTDREILKKPDEGRDCDSPSYLLSPRDVGVEERAFSPFNLDSETGTSTAPSPVINDIASELVEKTIQETVSQHLFGQSPEPDRDEAVLSPTPAVAPVPSPRRRWQKTQEEEQEESKDNLNGTDFPDGRSHSPIEEIFTSVQDRIRSFATSGPSTSAPDNKSPESSPKVKRKHYPSLKAFELFESKGIVISPGSNELPAPKRKQPTTSAVQQIKEDPRTNSRSPPSRSKAPDPPSRPSRTKANLLKSKNHDQNSPESRSPVSGSPRSKSPRSDSPRSKSLRSNSPRSYSPKSDSPKSRSPRSQSPRSQSPRSKPLSSSRSNTDTHHLASKSSIGNIDADFDSLSCNSPTLKSLTAGRIAPPRNRRSPSKRKSKSEMNKPEEEEEDATSLPFTEPLSILIPGTQPTLQEFPDNTPQPKPRKKHSHADLSYPHKTFDESHILSGELGALINGKDAGQLSPPRSPLRRDHTVPPLNLTSLHEHADGEEPIPAWKARHHFHDNSQEAMLSPRSLKLQTITHLAERQGEAPLSPRAGVKPFNFTSVSHDTDVPPSPPSAQSILLGLSKRTDKLQEETDQTTVKQLTKQIRVLKRKMRQYEVEFEEERGYKPSHNHKTSQPEIKKMMGELKRANRQLKEAKENAAKAKVPLSSTLPSDMLCGHSLSQQYEDEGASSLEMALLETEDRLQEKRDEAQRPDDIFMMNKEQVQEEKTAIQKALLQMENKYGRPSTREAKELMKPLYDRYRNVKKLLVRLDLRQPDDGQPVDLQTIKEHEETKEFQPKQMGQIHSLYREDEESEEMQTTDFTVTQDVKGLLSHIDLDDSYPSPAESRRSSSGGREETASEMASNLHEASLSELLARQNQSREDKKRLRKILKEFEDNFFKESGRHVQKEDRIPMEVQYNEYKHLKKHQKLLEALVAKHQTQGSPLEETTRYMVDLI from the exons ATGCAGAAGATTCTTCGCTCTCCAGGAACGATGAAGAAGAAATTAAACAATTCTAAGACGTTTGGCGTTCCTTTGAAGGAGCTAGCAAGGGGCCCTAAAGGAGTCAGGGTGCCACTCTTTATTAGGAAGATATGTGACTTCATCCAGATGCATG GCATTGGCCATGAGGGAATCTTCCGTATCAATGGCAGTACTCGAGTCGTGGATAAGATGAAAGCTATAATTGATAAGACTGGTGAGACAGACTTTGAGGAGGCTGGTGACGTCATGGCCATAGCTAGTCTACTTAAGATGTTTCTAAGGGAGTTACCTGACCCTATTATGACCGAAGCGCTTCATCATCAATTTATCAATGTTCAGCAGA CTTTCCAGTCCAATCACGAAGAGTGCGTCAGACAACAGAAGAATTTAATTCAACAGCTTCCTGAGGAACATTACATCGTACTCCAGTACTTAATCCGTTTTCTTGTCATGGTCGCACAGTACGAATCAACTAATAAGATGAACTCTATGGCACTGGCAATTGTCTTTGGCCCTAACCTATTCAG GTGTAGCGCAGGACTAGACGGTCTCCGTGAACAAGGAATCACAAACATCATCGTCCGGACACTAATCGAGGAATACGACACTATCTTCAAATCGGATGTCAAAGATGAGAGTTCATCACCACCATCGTCGACCTCAGTGGGGTCAAAGTGCATACAAGTACAGGCCACTACATCCAAGAGGTCACCACCGGTCAAACCTGCACCGTACCATGATTATGTGCGACAGAAGGAAGAACGGAGAAGG aGACTTGATTCGGAAGATACCAAAGACATAAACAGTAATTCCTACGCAGACACAGACAGGGAAATCCTCAAGAAACCAGATGAAGGCCGAGACTGCGACTCACCCAGTTATTTGCTAAG TCCGAGAGATGTAGGTGTAGAAGAGAGGGCTTTCTCTCCATTCAACTTAGATAGTGAGACAGGAACGAGTACAGCTCCTTCACCGGTCATTAATGACATTGCATCTGA atTGGTAGAAAAGACTATTCAGGAGACGGTTTCGCAACATCTATTTGGTCAAAGCCCCGAACCAGACCGAGATGAAGCAGTTCTTTCTCCAACACCAGCAG TAGCACCTGTGCCTTCACCAAGAAGAAGATGGCAGAAGACTCAGGAAGAGGAGCAAGAGGAAAGCAAAGATAACCT TAACGGCACTGATTTCCCTGATGGGCGGAGTCACTCCCCAATCGAGGAGATCTTCACATCCGTTCAAGATCGCATCCGATCATTTGCGACTTCAGGACCCTCCACCTCAGCGCCTGACAATAAATCTCCAGAAAGTTCACCCAAGGTCAAGCGGAAACACTACCCATCTTTAAAAGCTTTTGAATTATTTGAGAGTAAAGGAATAGTCATCAGCCCTGGAAGT AATGAGCTTCCGGCACCCAAAAGGAAACAACCAACGACCTCAGCAGTTCAACAAATCAAGGAGGACCCAAGAACAAACAGTCGTAGTCCACCATCAAGAAGTAAAGCCCCAGACCCACCGTCTCGACCCTCCAGAACGAAAGCAAATCTATTAAAATCTAAAAATCATGATCAGAACTCTCCAGAATCTAGGTCACCCGTGTCTGGGTCACCGAGGTCAAAATCACCGAGGTCAGATTCCCCGAGGTCAAAATCGCTGAGGTCAAATTCACCAAGGTCATATTCTCCAAAGTCTGACTCGCCGAAGTCGAGATCTCCGAGATCCCAATCACCAAGATCACAATCACCAAGATCTAAACCATTAAG TAGCAGTAGATCTAATACAGACACGCATCATCTAGCCAGCAAGTCGTCGATTGGAAACATTGATGCTGATTTTGACAGTCTTTCATGCAACTCACCAACACTGAAATCG ttgaCAGCAGGAAGAATAGCACCTCCCAGGAATAGAAGATCTCCCTCAAAAAG GAAGTCAAAATCTGAAATGAACAAGCCagaggaggaagaagaagacGCCACCAGCCTGCCGTTCACAGAGCCGCTTTCAATCCTCATCCCAGGCACCCAGCCTACCCTACAAGAGTTTCCAGATAATACCCCTCAGCCCAAACCAAGAAAGAAACACTCCCACGCTGATCTGAGTTATCCCCACAAAACATTCGATGAGAGCCACATCTTGTCAGGGGAGCTGGGCGCATTGATTAATGGGAAGGATGCTGGGCAGTTATCCCCACCACGGTCACCGCTAAGACGTGATCATACGGTACCACCGCTGAATCTAACCAGTCTACATGAACATGCAGATGGGGAAG AACCGATTCCAGCTTGGAAAGCAAGACACCATTTCCATGATAACAGTCAAGAGGCTATGTTATCCCCACGCTCACTCAAACTGCAAACTATCACTCA TCTTGCTGAACGGCAAGGAGAAGCCCCATTATCCCCAAGGGCTGGAGTTAAACCTTTCAACTTCACCAG TGTGTCACATGACACGGATGTTCCACCCTCCCCACCGTCAGCGCAGTCCATACTGCTGGG tTTATCCAAGAGAACTGATAAGCTTCAGGAGGAGACTGATCAAACCACAGTGAAGCAACTAACTAAACAAATACGAGTATTAAAGAGAAAGATGCGACAGTATGAGGTAGAGTTTGAAGAGGAGCGCGGCTATAAG ccATCTCATAATCACAAGACGTCTCAACCTGAGATTAAGAAGATGATGGGAGAGCTAAAGAGAGCAAATAGACAGCTTAAAG AAGCCAAAGAGAATGCAGCTAAAGCTAAGGTACCACTATCCTCCACTCTACCATCCGATATGCTCTGCGGACACAGCCTCTCACAGCAGTATGAGGATGAAGGCGCATCAAGTCTTGAGATGGCTCTACTTGAAACGGAAGATAGACTTCAAGAAAAGAGAGACGAAGCTCAAAGACCTGATGATATATTT ATGATGAACAAAGAACAGGTTCAGGAGGAGAAGACAGCGATCCAGAAAGCTTTACTACAAATGGAAAATAAATATGGCAGACCG AGTACCAGGGAAGCCAAGGAGTTGATGAAGCCTTTGTACGACCGTTATAGGAATGTTAAGAAACTACTAGTCAGATTG GATCTTAGACAGCCCGATGATGGGCAACCTGTGGATTTACAAACCATTAAAGAACATGAAGAAACTAAAGAATTCCAGCCCAAACAAATG GGTCAGATTCACAGCCTGTATCGTGAGGATGAAGAATCTGAAGAGATGCAAACAACGGATTTCACCGTCACTCAGGATGTGAAGGGACTACTGAGTCATATAGACCTGGATGATAGCTATCCTAGTCCTGCTGAGAGTCGACGGAGTAGTAGTGGAGGGAGGGAAGAGACGGCTTCGGAAATGGCCTCCAATCTCCATGAGGCATCATT AAGTGAATTATTAGCCAGGCAGAATCAGTCTAGAGAAGACAAGAAGAGACTACGCAAAATCCTCAAAGAGTTTGAAGATAACTTCTTCAAGGAGTCAGGTCGCCATGTACAGAAGGAGGATCGAATCCCAATGGAAGTTCAGTATAATGAATATAAG CATCTTAAGAAACATCAGAAGTTATTAGAAGCTCTCGTTGCCAAGCATCAGACTCAAGGGTCACCTCTTGAAGAGACTACTCGATACATGGTGGACTTAATATAA